The proteins below come from a single Edaphobacter acidisoli genomic window:
- a CDS encoding mandelate racemase/muconate lactonizing enzyme family protein, giving the protein MKTSRRKFLATALSGGAAIAALPHAAHAQFLNAPRHGLPGTLEERYAKLDAILKQPVFKRELFHDPVIIESVELLVNGKQYLCRVRSKDGHEGISVSNAEQMSVLYPIFVKHIAPFFIGKDARDLEWLITESTIYHNNYKAKGLAIWVPISTIEFAILDMFGKMANLPMGLLISDKIYNHSISVYQANGERGISAEETIEHLKEEVAISKAKAIKFKLGGRMSHIETPPGRSEKLIPLVRKTFGDQMIISADANGSYNVAEAIRIGKLMQQYKYAFFEEPVPFDWYEETKQVADALEIPIAGGEQEPSTHNFRWLVANGGLSIVQQDMFYFGGMVRCMRVARMANAFGKQCIPHISSTGLGYVYMMHFVTAIPNSGPYHEFKEFNNELPYHCATSTLRSDSNGVIRVPTGPGFGVDIDPDFLNQATVLKA; this is encoded by the coding sequence ATGAAGACCAGTCGTCGCAAGTTCCTTGCCACTGCACTCTCAGGAGGCGCGGCGATCGCAGCACTTCCGCACGCTGCACATGCGCAGTTCCTGAACGCACCACGCCACGGTCTGCCAGGAACGCTCGAAGAGCGCTACGCAAAACTCGACGCCATCCTCAAACAACCCGTCTTCAAGCGCGAGCTCTTTCACGATCCCGTCATCATCGAGAGCGTCGAGCTGCTCGTCAACGGCAAGCAATATCTCTGCCGTGTTCGCTCAAAAGACGGCCACGAAGGCATCTCCGTCTCGAACGCCGAACAGATGTCTGTGCTCTACCCCATCTTCGTCAAGCACATCGCCCCATTCTTCATCGGCAAAGACGCGCGCGATCTCGAATGGCTTATCACTGAATCCACCATCTATCACAACAACTACAAGGCCAAGGGACTCGCCATCTGGGTTCCCATCTCTACCATCGAGTTTGCCATTCTCGACATGTTCGGCAAGATGGCCAACCTCCCCATGGGCCTGCTTATCAGCGATAAGATCTACAACCACAGCATCTCTGTCTACCAGGCCAACGGCGAGCGCGGCATCTCTGCCGAAGAGACCATCGAGCATCTCAAGGAAGAGGTCGCCATCTCCAAAGCGAAGGCAATCAAGTTCAAGCTCGGCGGCCGCATGAGCCACATCGAAACCCCACCGGGCCGCAGCGAGAAGCTCATTCCGCTCGTGCGTAAAACCTTCGGCGACCAGATGATCATCTCCGCCGACGCCAACGGCTCCTACAACGTTGCCGAAGCCATCCGCATCGGCAAGCTCATGCAGCAGTACAAATACGCGTTCTTCGAAGAGCCGGTGCCGTTCGACTGGTACGAAGAGACAAAGCAGGTAGCCGACGCACTCGAAATCCCCATCGCCGGTGGTGAGCAGGAGCCCAGCACGCACAACTTCCGCTGGCTCGTCGCCAACGGCGGCCTCTCCATCGTCCAGCAGGACATGTTCTATTTCGGCGGCATGGTGCGCTGCATGAGGGTTGCGCGCATGGCGAACGCCTTCGGCAAGCAATGCATCCCGCACATCTCCTCAACCGGCCTCGGCTACGTGTACATGATGCATTTCGTCACTGCCATCCCGAACTCCGGCCCGTACCACGAGTTCAAGGAGTTCAACAACGAGCTGCCCTATCACTGTGCTACATCCACCCTGCGCAGTGACAGCAACGGCGTCATCCGCGTTCCCACTGGCCCCGGCTTCGGCGTAGATATAGACCCTGATTTCCTCAATCAAGCCACCGTCCTCAAAGCATAG
- the deoC gene encoding deoxyribose-phosphate aldolase, whose product MAIRQQEQHAAPAVELNGHPLEPNRCIPLNLDWIEEVRVNTSAVERRASTIDTRRSVKKQWQAAWLLRAIACMDLTTLSGDDSVERVKRLCAKARHPLQQHLVKGLGIEDLHLTTGAVCVYHAFVETAVKALEGTNIPVAAVSTGFPAGLSPLEQRVAEIRRSVEAGAHEIDIVITRSHVFNGEWQALYDEVAAFKEACGPAHMKAILGTGDLLTLRNVARASMVAMMAGADFIKTSTGKEAVNATIPVSLVMVRAIREYAERTGYAVGFKPAGGIKTAKQALTWLYVMKDELGRPWLEPSLFRFGASSMLADIERQLEHHLTGRYSAAYRHPIA is encoded by the coding sequence ATGGCTATCAGGCAACAAGAACAACACGCCGCTCCGGCAGTCGAGCTCAACGGTCACCCGCTCGAGCCCAATCGCTGCATCCCGCTCAACCTCGACTGGATCGAAGAGGTCCGCGTCAACACTAGTGCCGTCGAGCGCCGCGCCTCCACCATCGACACCCGCCGCTCGGTCAAGAAGCAGTGGCAAGCCGCCTGGCTCCTCCGCGCCATCGCCTGCATGGATCTGACCACCCTCAGCGGCGACGACAGCGTCGAGCGCGTCAAGCGCCTCTGCGCCAAGGCCCGCCACCCGCTCCAGCAGCACCTCGTCAAAGGGCTCGGCATCGAAGACCTCCACCTCACCACAGGAGCCGTCTGCGTTTACCACGCCTTCGTCGAAACAGCAGTTAAGGCTCTTGAAGGAACGAACATCCCCGTCGCCGCCGTCTCGACTGGATTCCCCGCAGGCCTCTCGCCTCTCGAACAGCGCGTCGCCGAGATTCGCCGCTCCGTCGAAGCTGGAGCACATGAGATAGACATCGTCATCACTCGCTCACATGTCTTCAATGGCGAATGGCAGGCGCTCTACGACGAAGTCGCCGCCTTCAAGGAAGCCTGCGGCCCCGCGCACATGAAAGCCATCCTCGGCACCGGCGATCTCCTCACGCTCCGCAACGTTGCCCGCGCCAGTATGGTTGCCATGATGGCAGGGGCAGACTTTATCAAGACCTCGACCGGTAAAGAAGCTGTCAACGCCACAATCCCTGTTTCGCTCGTGATGGTCCGCGCCATCCGCGAGTACGCCGAGCGCACCGGCTACGCCGTCGGCTTCAAGCCGGCTGGCGGCATCAAGACCGCTAAGCAGGCGCTCACCTGGCTGTATGTCATGAAGGACGAGCTAGGTCGACCCTGGCTTGAACCCAGCCTCTTCCGCTTCGGTGCCAGCAGCATGCTGGCCGACATCGAGCGCCAGCTCGAGCACCACCTCACCGGACGCTACTCCGCCGCCTACCGCCACCCCATCGCCTGA
- a CDS encoding LacI family DNA-binding transcriptional regulator: MNIREVAKRAGVSTATVSRVVNGTVPVSTHTERRVRSAIKALGYYPNSHARTLGSGKSHMYGLIISDITNPFFPDIAKGFERIAVEHGQELLIANTDYQPQRMQVCVRRMLERKVDGVAIMTSEMDQQLIQLLNKRGIPIVFLDTGKVGRMTSNIFIDYDIGIEHAIAHLASLGHERIAFISGPPTLPSAQTRKDAFLRSLKNRGIKPRPDYMKTGNHHIDGGQSAMAQLLKMSTIPTAVLASNDLTAIGVIGAIHAAGLRVPDDISVVGFDDIELSQYLQPPLTTVRVPRMEIASRAFTALYAASHKGADHGIEYQIATELVIRQSTGPVRSV; this comes from the coding sequence ATGAACATTCGAGAAGTTGCCAAGCGAGCCGGAGTCTCCACCGCCACAGTGTCCCGGGTTGTGAATGGGACGGTCCCTGTCAGCACTCACACCGAACGCCGCGTGCGCAGCGCCATCAAGGCCCTGGGCTACTACCCGAACTCACACGCGCGCACCCTCGGCTCCGGCAAAAGCCACATGTACGGACTCATCATCTCCGACATTACTAACCCATTCTTTCCCGATATTGCCAAAGGATTCGAGCGCATCGCCGTCGAGCACGGTCAGGAGCTGCTCATAGCCAACACGGATTACCAACCCCAGCGTATGCAAGTCTGTGTCCGCCGCATGCTCGAACGCAAAGTTGACGGCGTCGCCATCATGACATCGGAGATGGATCAGCAATTGATTCAGCTTCTCAATAAGCGTGGTATCCCCATCGTCTTTCTCGACACCGGCAAAGTCGGCAGGATGACCAGCAATATCTTTATCGACTACGACATCGGTATTGAACACGCTATCGCTCACCTTGCATCGCTCGGCCATGAGCGAATTGCATTTATCAGCGGTCCTCCCACGCTGCCTTCGGCGCAGACCCGCAAAGATGCATTTCTTCGTTCCTTGAAGAATCGCGGCATCAAGCCCAGGCCGGATTATATGAAGACGGGCAACCATCATATTGACGGTGGCCAGTCCGCGATGGCGCAGCTTCTGAAGATGAGCACCATACCGACGGCAGTGCTGGCTTCGAATGATCTGACAGCGATTGGGGTTATCGGCGCGATTCATGCGGCTGGGCTGCGCGTGCCGGACGATATCTCAGTCGTGGGCTTCGACGACATTGAACTGAGCCAGTATCTGCAACCACCCCTGACCACCGTGCGTGTTCCGCGGATGGAGATTGCCTCGCGTGCATTCACTGCCTTGTATGCCGCTAGTCACAAAGGCGCAGATCATGGCATTGAATACCAGATCGCTACCGAGCTGGTCATTCGCCAGTCCACGGGGCCAGTCAGGTCCGTCTAG
- a CDS encoding carboxypeptidase regulatory-like domain-containing protein — protein sequence MQAIRTLEKKFAQFRATTIVTLILMCAVSLTVTAFAQTSSSSINGVVTDPAQEVVPGAKVVLRNIATNVERETVSNGAGDYFFSSVPPARYTLTFSAPNFQSETVAAFDVAVAQAVTINAALKVGDVAQTVTVQAVGSQVESSTAQLGTVIGEKAVNDLPLNGRNFTQLLTLTPGVTPISTGQNGSASNTAVVASSSYSFPSINGAGNRSTIYLVDGMNDNSAWYNTYAVPPIIDTVQEFKINSHNDSEYGGSLGGVVNLVTKSGTNNLHGSAWDFLRSNSFDAQPFFSSPPAYHLNMFGAQAGGPVMLPRLYDGRDKTFFEVGFEGSHYSKAGSTKILIPTPAQLNGDFSSAQTGVTKSGTCVAGDTKVESYPCQLYDPTIANNAATPARPGYAGNQIPLSEMNPYSLAFVNAVFGGLTPIVIPGIAPTTDNYQITSPTRQETYNYTGRIDQHIGSKDFIFFRYAAIQWYQTAPSTLPTLFSSTQIPAQQYGASWMHVFSPTMSMQVQYGKTHVEDDVITQFNNHKLWQTYGCSADMCNSFVGGATVLVTQSVTGGFGGGEVNSPTSNLSSIHEWSGSLMKTLGNHQFQVGGAWDEVNYTAELRQGQVTFTGASTANFAKNPDSPAGMTTAQISAQSGFGLADFLLDYPNNENKRNVLLTERPGGIGSAYVQDSWKMTRNLTVNYGLRYDRSVIPAYGTQASVGLQGSIETGDFDFNTGDYIVQQLPPLCSVRQHAPCLPSSTLPAHVRVALGGKILHGSKDNISPRFGFAYRVNDKMSVRGGFGMTYDNWAAIIQMTQNYQGSWPDTGTLQINNTNTPGTPYTSAQDPFADNGGNLPSATPFSSSNVNYMVDPLWKNPYSEQYNLGVEQQFGGHTILSMNYVGSASHRMDVGGYYNTGTPAVAQSFATRPAGTTGQPFPYTVPEKSWDHSAASASYNALQASLVHQFSSGFGYTLSYTWSKTLDEGGDGYFGVEGGVPEDPYNPRGSRGPASFSIPQMFSANFLYELPFGTGKQFSTGNHLVDYIVGNWQVNGIFTARTGQNFNVMAGGDIANTGNASTYERANLVGNPYQTGPIAANPSCTPPSGSIHTTTQWFNPCAFATPAIGTLGNSPRNFLHGQNLWNMDTSVHRLFPIREGVALKLDVEAFNVFNHPVLGNPAATVTTQSTFGQITGTASTQRILQFAAKVQF from the coding sequence ATGCAAGCCATTCGAACGCTAGAGAAAAAGTTCGCCCAGTTCAGGGCGACGACAATCGTCACTCTCATATTGATGTGCGCGGTGAGCCTGACCGTCACAGCCTTCGCTCAAACTTCCTCGTCTTCTATTAATGGTGTCGTAACCGATCCAGCACAGGAGGTCGTGCCCGGGGCCAAGGTCGTGCTGAGGAACATAGCGACCAACGTTGAGCGCGAGACGGTTTCGAATGGAGCCGGAGACTATTTTTTTTCCAGCGTGCCGCCTGCGCGTTATACCCTCACATTCTCTGCGCCGAACTTTCAGAGTGAGACGGTTGCTGCCTTCGACGTAGCGGTAGCACAGGCCGTGACGATTAATGCTGCACTCAAAGTAGGCGACGTGGCCCAGACCGTCACAGTGCAGGCGGTAGGCAGTCAGGTGGAGAGTTCGACTGCGCAATTAGGTACAGTCATTGGCGAGAAGGCAGTGAACGATCTCCCCCTGAATGGCCGCAACTTTACGCAGCTCCTCACCCTGACGCCAGGCGTAACTCCGATCAGCACAGGACAGAACGGCAGTGCGAGCAATACTGCAGTCGTTGCCTCCAGTAGTTACTCATTTCCTTCCATCAACGGAGCGGGTAACCGGTCCACGATCTATCTGGTGGATGGCATGAACGACAACTCGGCCTGGTACAACACGTACGCCGTCCCGCCAATCATCGACACCGTGCAGGAGTTCAAAATCAACTCGCACAACGACTCGGAGTATGGTGGCTCGCTGGGCGGGGTTGTAAACCTTGTCACGAAATCGGGAACAAACAACCTGCATGGATCTGCGTGGGACTTCCTGCGCAGCAATAGCTTCGATGCGCAACCATTTTTCTCCTCGCCACCGGCGTATCACCTGAACATGTTTGGTGCGCAGGCGGGTGGCCCTGTGATGCTTCCACGGCTCTACGACGGTAGGGATAAAACATTCTTTGAGGTTGGTTTCGAGGGGTCGCATTACTCCAAGGCCGGATCAACCAAAATTTTGATTCCTACGCCGGCCCAGCTCAATGGCGACTTCAGCAGCGCGCAGACCGGTGTGACCAAGAGCGGGACTTGCGTTGCCGGTGACACCAAGGTGGAATCCTACCCGTGCCAGCTCTATGACCCAACCATTGCCAACAATGCAGCGACACCAGCCCGTCCGGGGTACGCAGGCAATCAGATACCCCTGTCCGAGATGAATCCGTACTCGCTGGCCTTTGTCAACGCTGTATTTGGTGGCCTCACTCCGATTGTCATTCCAGGAATTGCTCCGACGACGGATAACTACCAGATCACAAGCCCGACGAGGCAGGAGACATACAACTATACGGGCCGGATTGACCAGCACATTGGCTCGAAGGACTTCATCTTTTTCCGCTATGCGGCGATCCAGTGGTATCAGACCGCGCCCAGCACACTTCCAACCCTGTTTTCTTCGACGCAGATTCCCGCGCAGCAGTATGGAGCAAGCTGGATGCACGTCTTCAGTCCAACGATGAGTATGCAGGTGCAGTACGGCAAAACACACGTTGAAGACGATGTCATCACCCAGTTCAACAACCACAAGCTATGGCAGACGTATGGATGCTCCGCCGATATGTGCAACTCGTTTGTAGGGGGAGCAACGGTGCTGGTTACTCAGTCGGTGACGGGCGGTTTCGGTGGCGGTGAGGTTAACAGTCCGACATCGAACCTATCGAGCATTCATGAATGGTCGGGCAGTCTCATGAAGACCCTGGGGAACCATCAGTTCCAGGTGGGCGGCGCGTGGGACGAGGTGAACTATACTGCCGAGCTGCGCCAGGGGCAGGTGACGTTTACCGGAGCCTCGACCGCTAACTTTGCCAAGAACCCGGATTCTCCAGCGGGAATGACTACCGCGCAGATCAGCGCGCAATCCGGTTTTGGCCTGGCGGACTTTCTGCTCGATTATCCGAACAACGAGAACAAGCGCAACGTTCTGCTGACGGAGCGTCCCGGTGGTATCGGCAGTGCCTATGTGCAGGACAGCTGGAAGATGACTCGTAACCTGACCGTGAATTACGGCTTGCGCTATGACCGCAGCGTCATTCCCGCATATGGAACTCAGGCGTCGGTTGGATTGCAGGGCAGCATTGAAACCGGAGACTTCGACTTCAACACAGGCGACTACATCGTCCAGCAGTTGCCTCCTCTTTGCAGCGTGCGTCAACACGCTCCCTGCCTGCCTTCGAGCACTCTTCCAGCGCATGTGCGGGTCGCCTTAGGCGGCAAGATACTGCACGGGAGCAAGGACAATATCAGTCCACGCTTCGGCTTTGCGTATCGCGTGAACGACAAGATGTCAGTTCGAGGCGGCTTCGGCATGACCTACGACAACTGGGCGGCCATCATCCAGATGACGCAGAACTACCAAGGGTCGTGGCCGGATACGGGTACGTTGCAGATCAACAACACCAATACACCGGGTACGCCATACACATCGGCGCAGGATCCTTTTGCCGACAATGGAGGCAATCTTCCTTCGGCGACGCCGTTCAGTTCGTCGAATGTGAATTACATGGTCGATCCGCTCTGGAAGAACCCCTACTCGGAGCAGTACAACCTCGGCGTAGAGCAGCAGTTTGGCGGTCATACGATCCTCTCGATGAATTATGTAGGTTCTGCATCGCACCGCATGGATGTTGGCGGCTACTACAACACCGGCACTCCAGCCGTTGCACAGTCGTTTGCGACGCGGCCGGCAGGAACTACCGGTCAGCCCTTCCCCTATACGGTTCCGGAAAAGTCATGGGACCACAGTGCGGCCAGCGCGTCGTATAACGCTCTACAGGCATCGCTGGTGCACCAATTCAGCTCCGGCTTCGGCTACACCCTCTCCTATACGTGGAGCAAGACGCTCGATGAAGGAGGCGACGGCTACTTTGGAGTTGAAGGTGGCGTCCCGGAAGATCCATATAATCCGCGAGGCAGCCGTGGCCCGGCCAGCTTCAGCATTCCTCAGATGTTCTCGGCAAACTTCCTTTACGAGCTTCCCTTTGGCACCGGTAAGCAGTTCTCCACCGGCAATCATCTGGTGGACTATATCGTCGGCAACTGGCAAGTGAACGGCATATTTACCGCACGAACGGGGCAAAACTTCAACGTCATGGCGGGTGGAGATATCGCAAATACGGGCAATGCGAGCACGTATGAGCGAGCAAACCTGGTCGGTAATCCGTACCAGACTGGACCGATCGCAGCAAACCCATCCTGCACGCCGCCCTCGGGGTCGATCCATACCACTACCCAGTGGTTCAATCCGTGCGCCTTTGCGACGCCGGCGATTGGTACGCTGGGAAATTCCCCGCGCAACTTCCTGCACGGCCAAAATCTCTGGAACATGGATACGTCGGTTCACCGGCTGTTTCCGATCCGAGAAGGGGTAGCCCTGAAATTGGACGTCGAAGCCTTCAATGTATTCAACCATCCGGTACTGGGCAATCCAGCAGCCACTGTCACGACGCAATCAACATTCGGTCAGATTACAGGGACTGCCAGTACTCAGAGAATTCTCCAATTCGCAGCGAAGGTTCAGTTTTAG
- the rbsK gene encoding ribokinase, whose amino-acid sequence MNTKHVVVMGSYVADVAFRTTKLPAWGETHMGVEFKLGPGGKGSNQAVAAARAGARVSFISKLGNDPFGDLARKTYREEGIDTQYLLETESATGAAAIIIDAAKGENAIIVVPGACYELTPDEVDQARSLIANAAVFIAQLELSLPTVEHGIRLAHTLGVATVLNPAPACTLPETLFQYCDYLTPNETEAEKLTGIRVASIAEAEQAADALLDRGAHNVIITLGSQGAFVKNATVSQHVPAFDAGLVVETTGAGDAFNGAFAVALAEGKGIVEATQFGCAVAAISVTRPGTAPSMPYRTEVDALLQRR is encoded by the coding sequence ATGAACACGAAGCACGTGGTTGTAATGGGAAGTTACGTAGCTGACGTCGCCTTCCGCACCACGAAGCTGCCGGCCTGGGGAGAGACCCACATGGGCGTCGAATTTAAGCTCGGCCCCGGCGGCAAAGGCTCCAACCAGGCCGTCGCCGCGGCACGCGCAGGAGCAAGGGTCAGCTTCATCAGCAAACTCGGCAACGACCCCTTCGGCGATCTCGCCCGCAAAACCTACCGCGAAGAAGGTATCGACACGCAATATCTGCTGGAGACCGAATCTGCAACCGGAGCAGCCGCGATCATCATCGACGCGGCCAAAGGCGAGAACGCCATCATCGTCGTTCCCGGTGCATGTTACGAACTCACGCCAGACGAGGTAGATCAGGCGCGGTCTCTCATCGCAAACGCCGCCGTCTTCATAGCGCAACTCGAACTTTCGCTGCCAACTGTTGAGCACGGCATTCGTCTTGCACACACCCTCGGCGTCGCCACTGTGCTCAATCCCGCGCCAGCCTGCACGCTGCCCGAAACCCTCTTCCAGTACTGCGACTACCTCACGCCCAACGAAACCGAAGCGGAAAAACTCACCGGTATCCGAGTCGCGTCTATTGCCGAAGCCGAGCAAGCGGCAGACGCGCTGCTTGACCGAGGCGCGCATAACGTCATCATCACCCTTGGCTCGCAGGGAGCGTTCGTCAAAAACGCAACCGTCAGCCAGCATGTACCCGCCTTCGATGCAGGCCTGGTCGTCGAAACAACCGGCGCAGGCGACGCTTTCAACGGAGCCTTCGCTGTAGCACTGGCAGAAGGGAAGGGGATAGTCGAAGCAACCCAATTCGGCTGTGCCGTAGCAGCCATCTCCGTCACCCGGCCTGGCACAGCACCATCAATGCCATATCGCACCGAGGTAGACGCGCTGCTCCAGCGTCGATAG
- a CDS encoding aldehyde dehydrogenase family protein translates to MSNPIVEEFYAMDYGPAPEDPKETERWLDGHHRRFDLFINGEWRKPSSDEYFTTSNPANGDKIADIAQATAADINAAVAAARKALPAWQALSGHQRARYLYALARQVQKHSRHLAVLETIDNGKTIRESRDLDIPLVARHFYHHAGWAQLLESEFRGYKPCGVVGQIIPWNFPLLMFAWKVAPALAAGNTVVIKPAEYTPLTALAMAELAMEIDLPPGVLNIVNGDGRTGALITEHEGIDKIAFTGSTEVGRIIRKSTAASAKKLSLELGGKSPFIVFDDADLDSAVEGLVDGIWLNQGQVCCAGSRLLVQERVADVLHEKIRTRMKTLRIGSPLDKSVDIGAIVAPVQLERIRSLVDQGVAEGATCWQPSSALPAKGLYFPPTLLTDVQPTATVAQEEIFGPVLTSMTFRTPAEAVELSNNTAYGLAASIWSESINVALDVASQVKAGVVWVNSTNLFDASCGFGGYRESGYGREGGREGMYEYLEPAWLTEKPKSSSTTAPAQHIAQNGQNPGSIDRTVKQYIGGKQARPDSGYSFPVYAQDGALLGEAPLGNRKDIRNAVEAARKAEKWAKTTAHTRAQVLYYLAENLMQRSAEIASRLARVVGEKQAAAEVEQSIERIFTYAAWADKYDGQVHNPPMRNVTLAMNEAIGVIGIICPDEVPLLAFFSLVLPAIAAGNTVVAVPSEKYATITADLYQVFDTSDLPGGVVNLVAGHPSELAKTLAEHDDVDAIWSFRSLEDATLVKAASIGNLKQTWTNDKYSLDWFDAAQCNGRYFMRHATQVKNIWVPYGE, encoded by the coding sequence GTGAGCAACCCTATCGTCGAAGAGTTCTACGCTATGGACTACGGCCCTGCTCCTGAAGACCCGAAGGAGACGGAGCGCTGGCTCGACGGCCACCATCGCCGCTTCGACCTCTTCATCAACGGCGAGTGGCGCAAGCCGTCCTCAGACGAGTACTTCACCACCAGCAACCCGGCCAACGGAGACAAGATCGCCGATATAGCCCAGGCCACTGCTGCTGATATAAACGCTGCTGTCGCCGCCGCGCGCAAGGCACTTCCCGCATGGCAGGCGCTCAGCGGCCACCAGCGCGCCCGTTATCTCTACGCGCTCGCGCGGCAGGTGCAGAAGCACTCCCGCCACCTCGCCGTGCTCGAGACCATCGACAACGGCAAGACCATCCGCGAAAGCCGCGATCTCGACATCCCGCTCGTCGCCCGCCACTTCTACCATCATGCCGGCTGGGCGCAGTTGTTAGAGAGCGAGTTCCGCGGCTACAAGCCCTGCGGCGTCGTTGGGCAAATCATCCCGTGGAACTTCCCGCTGCTGATGTTCGCCTGGAAGGTCGCCCCTGCGCTCGCGGCTGGAAACACCGTCGTCATCAAGCCAGCCGAGTACACGCCGCTCACTGCGCTTGCGATGGCGGAGCTCGCGATGGAGATTGACCTTCCACCCGGCGTGCTGAACATCGTCAACGGCGACGGCCGCACTGGCGCGCTTATCACAGAGCACGAAGGCATCGACAAGATCGCCTTTACTGGCTCGACTGAAGTAGGCCGCATCATCCGCAAATCCACCGCAGCCTCCGCCAAAAAACTCTCGCTCGAACTCGGCGGCAAGTCGCCCTTCATTGTCTTCGACGACGCTGACCTCGACTCCGCCGTTGAAGGCCTGGTCGATGGCATCTGGCTCAACCAGGGCCAGGTCTGCTGCGCTGGCTCACGGCTGCTGGTGCAGGAGCGCGTCGCAGATGTCCTGCACGAGAAGATTCGCACCCGCATGAAGACGCTCCGCATCGGCTCGCCGCTCGACAAATCAGTAGACATCGGAGCCATCGTCGCGCCGGTTCAGCTTGAGCGCATCCGCTCGCTCGTCGATCAAGGCGTCGCCGAAGGAGCAACCTGCTGGCAACCCTCTTCGGCACTTCCCGCCAAGGGCCTCTACTTCCCACCAACGCTGCTAACCGACGTCCAGCCCACAGCGACGGTCGCGCAGGAAGAGATCTTCGGCCCGGTGCTCACGTCGATGACCTTCCGCACACCGGCCGAAGCAGTCGAACTCTCCAATAACACCGCCTACGGTCTTGCCGCCTCCATCTGGAGCGAGAGCATCAATGTCGCGCTCGACGTCGCCTCGCAGGTCAAAGCGGGAGTGGTCTGGGTCAACAGCACCAACCTCTTCGACGCCTCCTGTGGCTTCGGCGGTTACCGCGAAAGCGGCTACGGACGCGAAGGCGGACGCGAGGGCATGTACGAGTATCTCGAACCGGCATGGCTCACGGAAAAGCCGAAGAGCAGTTCCACGACTGCACCCGCACAGCACATAGCGCAAAATGGCCAGAACCCCGGTTCCATCGACCGCACGGTGAAGCAGTACATCGGCGGCAAGCAGGCGAGGCCGGACTCCGGCTACAGCTTCCCCGTCTACGCACAAGACGGCGCGCTCCTCGGCGAAGCCCCACTGGGCAACCGTAAAGACATCCGCAACGCAGTCGAGGCAGCGCGCAAGGCTGAAAAGTGGGCGAAGACCACCGCGCACACGCGAGCCCAGGTGCTCTACTACCTCGCCGAAAACCTCATGCAGCGCAGCGCTGAGATCGCCTCCCGGCTCGCACGCGTCGTCGGCGAAAAGCAAGCCGCAGCCGAGGTCGAACAGAGCATCGAGCGCATCTTCACATATGCGGCATGGGCCGACAAGTACGACGGCCAGGTGCACAACCCTCCCATGCGCAACGTCACCCTGGCCATGAACGAAGCCATCGGCGTCATCGGCATTATCTGCCCGGACGAGGTTCCTCTGCTTGCATTCTTCTCGCTCGTGCTTCCAGCTATAGCTGCGGGCAATACGGTGGTCGCGGTGCCATCGGAAAAATACGCAACTATTACGGCCGACCTCTACCAGGTCTTCGACACCAGCGACCTCCCGGGCGGAGTCGTGAACCTCGTTGCCGGACATCCCTCTGAACTGGCAAAGACGCTCGCCGAGCACGATGACGTGGACGCCATCTGGAGCTTCCGCAGCCTGGAAGATGCAACGCTGGTCAAGGCCGCATCCATCGGCAACCTGAAGCAGACCTGGACCAACGACAAGTACAGCCTTGACTGGTTTGACGCCGCGCAATGCAATGGCCGCTACTTCATGCGGCATGCCACGCAGGTCAAAAACATCTGGGTTCCATATGGAGAATAG